In one Pseudodesulfovibrio tunisiensis genomic region, the following are encoded:
- the lysA gene encoding diaminopimelate decarboxylase, whose product MHHFEYRDGTLYAENVSIPELAREYGTPLYVYSAATLRRHFQAFDSAFKGLDHMTCYSVKANSNLSVLKLLAEMGAGMDIVSGGELHRAIKAGVTPEKIVYSGVGKSEAEIRQALETGIYAFNVESIAELVKINEVAESMGKVARVGFRINPDVDPKTHPYISTGMKKNKFGLDFENSLRAYKMTRDMKGVEAVGMDCHIGSQLTSIDPFLEALEKLLDFYGTLRDLGLDIQYLDLGGGLGIPYDAEEPPHPTEFGKALGEKLIGLPLKVILEPGRVIAGNAGILATEVLYAKSTPSKNFLIVDSAMNDLVRPSLYGSHHTIAEVVQHGRPAKMVDVVGPICESSDFLARDRELPEVMGGELLVVYSAGAYGFSMASNYNSRRRACELLVDGDKVIVARKRETYDDLIANEI is encoded by the coding sequence ATGCATCATTTCGAGTACCGCGACGGCACGCTGTATGCCGAAAACGTGAGTATTCCCGAGTTGGCGCGCGAATATGGCACGCCGCTTTACGTCTATTCCGCAGCCACGCTGCGCCGTCATTTTCAGGCATTCGACTCTGCGTTCAAGGGCCTGGATCACATGACCTGCTATTCGGTCAAGGCCAACTCCAACCTGTCCGTCCTCAAGCTTTTGGCCGAGATGGGCGCAGGCATGGACATTGTTTCCGGCGGCGAATTGCACCGGGCCATCAAGGCCGGAGTCACCCCGGAAAAGATCGTGTATTCCGGCGTGGGCAAATCCGAAGCCGAAATCCGTCAGGCCCTCGAGACAGGAATTTATGCCTTCAACGTCGAGTCCATTGCCGAGCTCGTCAAGATAAATGAAGTGGCCGAAAGCATGGGCAAGGTGGCACGGGTCGGATTCCGCATCAATCCGGACGTGGACCCCAAGACCCATCCGTACATTTCCACGGGCATGAAGAAGAACAAGTTCGGTCTGGATTTCGAGAACTCCCTGCGCGCCTACAAGATGACCCGTGACATGAAGGGTGTCGAGGCCGTGGGCATGGACTGCCATATCGGCTCCCAGCTCACCAGCATCGATCCCTTTCTCGAAGCGCTGGAAAAACTGCTCGATTTCTACGGGACGTTGCGTGATCTGGGACTGGACATCCAGTATCTTGATCTGGGCGGCGGTCTGGGCATTCCCTATGATGCCGAGGAACCGCCCCACCCCACCGAGTTCGGAAAGGCTCTCGGCGAAAAACTGATCGGTTTGCCGCTCAAGGTCATTCTGGAACCGGGACGTGTCATTGCCGGCAATGCAGGCATTCTCGCAACCGAGGTGCTGTATGCCAAGTCCACGCCGAGCAAGAATTTCCTCATTGTGGACAGCGCCATGAACGATCTGGTGCGCCCCAGCCTGTATGGCTCGCATCACACCATTGCCGAGGTCGTGCAGCATGGCCGCCCGGCAAAAATGGTGGATGTGGTCGGACCGATCTGCGAGTCCAGTGATTTTCTGGCACGCGACAGGGAGCTGCCCGAGGTCATGGGCGGCGAGCTGCTCGTGGTGTATTCCGCCGGGGCATATGGGTTTTCCATGGCTTCCAACTACAATTCCCGCCGCCGCGCCTGCGAACTGCTTGTTGACGGCGACAAGGTCATCGTGGCTCGCAAACGCGAAACCTACGACGATCTGATTGCCAACGAAATATAA
- a CDS encoding tetratricopeptide repeat protein: MAWNFFRRKKTGIAPKLDMAREAGGADAPPVQDTRAAIEELSRVVKNDPEAVEIYLALGSLYRSQGEIERAIQIRNSLILRPGLDARFKARAWFELGRDFRRGGFLDRASSAFAEARSLGYEPTAILLENARLAAQRSDFERAAEAYGQLGLPLPQAHYYVRLAQERFRDGADSQGARALRHAFRAYPGSPEAWLQKIEQAYFSGNRSKLASVFAEALGNVEPELCFVLMDELYRMVDRTETRRQADADEATGRECSPRDVLKAVLPAIEERDQDVLLLFYAAKILLRFDEISQARTWLEKALLLHPDFWLARLELFELSRNEQSLTPFFKEQLNFFLARAHEVRRFYCRKCGLKRDQVFFVCPRCHTWHSIAFRTDFSQ; this comes from the coding sequence ATGGCCTGGAATTTTTTCCGCCGCAAGAAGACAGGCATTGCACCGAAACTCGACATGGCCCGGGAGGCCGGAGGAGCCGATGCGCCTCCGGTGCAGGACACCCGCGCCGCCATCGAGGAGCTGAGCCGCGTTGTCAAGAACGACCCCGAAGCGGTGGAAATCTACCTTGCCCTTGGCAGCCTGTACAGGTCTCAAGGGGAGATAGAACGGGCCATTCAGATCAGAAACAGTCTGATCCTCAGGCCGGGCCTTGATGCAAGATTCAAGGCCCGTGCCTGGTTTGAACTTGGGCGCGATTTTCGGCGCGGAGGTTTTCTGGATCGGGCTTCCAGCGCTTTTGCCGAAGCGCGTTCCCTTGGATACGAACCCACTGCCATTCTTCTGGAAAATGCCCGTCTTGCCGCGCAGCGCAGCGATTTCGAACGCGCTGCCGAGGCTTACGGACAGCTCGGTCTTCCCCTGCCTCAGGCGCATTACTATGTCCGTCTTGCTCAGGAACGGTTTCGTGACGGTGCGGATTCCCAGGGGGCTCGAGCTCTCCGGCATGCGTTCCGAGCCTATCCCGGATCGCCTGAAGCATGGTTGCAGAAGATCGAACAGGCATATTTTTCCGGCAATCGTTCCAAGCTGGCTTCGGTCTTTGCCGAAGCTCTGGGCAATGTGGAGCCGGAATTGTGCTTCGTGCTCATGGATGAATTGTATCGCATGGTGGACCGGACCGAAACTCGCAGGCAGGCCGATGCCGACGAGGCAACAGGTCGGGAGTGTTCTCCCAGGGATGTTCTCAAGGCCGTGCTTCCGGCCATTGAAGAGCGTGATCAGGATGTGCTGCTCCTGTTTTATGCCGCCAAGATACTGCTTCGCTTCGATGAAATTTCCCAGGCCAGAACATGGCTTGAAAAGGCGCTGCTGCTGCATCCGGACTTCTGGCTGGCTCGGCTGGAACTTTTCGAGCTTTCCAGAAACGAGCAGAGCCTGACTCCCTTCTTCAAGGAACAGTTGAATTTCTTTCTGGCTCGTGCACACGAGGTTCGCAGGTTCTATTGCAGAAAATGCGGGCTCAAGCGCGATCAGGTATTTTTCGTGTGTCCGCGCTGTCATACGTGGCATTCCATAGCCTTCAGGACCGATTTTTCCCAATAA
- a CDS encoding HIT family protein, whose product MDVLWAPWRLDYILGPKPDECVFCIPEHTDEDEERLVLARGRHCFVIMNKFPYNNGHLMVTPYRHVSCITDLTEEEANDCMLWVRRCVKILKQAFNPQGINAGLNIGDAAGAGIAAHLHFQIVPRWSGDASFMAVFGETTVIPEHLASTYGRLRPLFDEIA is encoded by the coding sequence ATGGACGTTTTGTGGGCGCCGTGGCGTCTCGATTATATTCTTGGACCCAAACCGGATGAATGCGTGTTCTGCATTCCGGAACACACGGATGAGGATGAAGAACGGCTCGTGCTCGCCCGCGGCAGGCACTGCTTTGTCATCATGAACAAATTTCCCTATAATAATGGGCATTTGATGGTCACTCCGTACAGGCATGTAAGTTGTATTACGGACCTGACGGAGGAAGAGGCCAATGACTGCATGCTCTGGGTTCGTCGCTGCGTCAAAATCCTCAAGCAGGCCTTCAACCCCCAGGGGATCAATGCGGGACTCAACATAGGCGATGCGGCCGGCGCGGGAATTGCTGCGCATCTGCATTTTCAGATTGTGCCCCGTTGGAGCGGCGACGCTTCGTTTATGGCGGTTTTCGGAGAGACCACGGTCATTCCCGAACACCTTGCCTCCACGTACGGAAGGCTCAGGCCTCTTTTTGATGAAATAGCCTAA
- a CDS encoding CBS domain-containing protein produces MTTPKAKIQADTIITAHANADFDALAAIVAASKLYPDAVLIFPGSQEKNLRNFYIQSTTYLFNFKAFKDIDPDSVKLLVVVDTRQRSRLPHVRPLLERDDITIHLYDHHPDSDEDLAAEKSVVKPWGSSTAILVAEMRALGIEVNREEATMLGLGIYEDTGSFGFSSTTEHDLAAAAWLRGHGMDIDVITDLLSRELSVEQITNLGTLLENATTYDIHGIEVVVTEISTEKFVPDFAFLIHKLVDMEEINVVFALGRMGDRIHLVARSKNPDVNVGQICSSLGGGGHAYAASATIKDRTLAEVRDDLFALFYSQINPQVVVDGLMSRPPITIGDDRTLDDAVELLTRFGLKDVPVLAAGTEHCVGMISHNIADKAVSHGLGDINLTEYMVRRFNTVAPDTDLYQVMEIILGNRQRMLPVVDDDKLVGVITRTDLMNLLIEEPARIPETLLPDRRREKNIASTVSNRLPPDLLELLRAAGELGQDLGWEVYTVGGFVRDILLSRRNYDIDLVVEGDGIAFAYALAEKLGGRVKAHRKFRTAVVILDKDDQRVDVATARLEYYEYPAALPTVELSSIKMDLYRRDFTINALALRLNPDRFGQLVDFFSAERDIKNKAVRVLHSLSFVEDPTRILRAIRFEQRFDFNIGGQTMRLIRNALNLNLFNRLSGSRIMHEMQAILAEDNPLRCLERMEELGILEAIHPHLKLTSDKVVVLQELVKVHNWYKLLYLEPEVQPWKLFMLGLTMGVKRDEISQVARRLHFSKREEREFIHMRSMIGDALMKLMSWKEGRSKLSRLFFILDPMPLEGVLFLMARSRKEEIRRNISQYLARLRYESLEIDGNDLLELGIEPGPVYARILERVTAAMIDGRTVSREQQLKLALKLSGRLAENTEDAN; encoded by the coding sequence ATGACCACACCCAAAGCCAAGATTCAGGCGGACACCATAATCACCGCCCACGCCAATGCGGATTTCGACGCACTTGCCGCCATTGTCGCAGCCAGCAAGCTGTATCCGGATGCTGTTCTGATTTTTCCCGGTAGTCAGGAAAAGAATCTGCGCAACTTCTACATCCAGAGCACGACGTACCTTTTCAATTTCAAGGCATTCAAGGACATAGACCCGGATTCGGTGAAGCTGCTCGTGGTGGTGGACACCCGGCAGCGGTCGCGATTGCCGCATGTGCGCCCTCTTCTTGAGCGCGATGACATTACAATACATCTATATGATCACCATCCGGATTCGGACGAGGACCTTGCTGCGGAAAAAAGCGTGGTCAAGCCGTGGGGATCGTCCACGGCCATTCTTGTGGCGGAAATGCGCGCTCTGGGCATCGAGGTGAACCGGGAGGAAGCCACCATGCTCGGGCTCGGCATATACGAGGACACCGGTTCGTTCGGTTTTTCGTCCACCACGGAACATGATCTTGCCGCTGCAGCATGGCTGCGCGGTCACGGCATGGACATCGACGTGATAACCGACCTGCTGTCACGCGAATTGTCCGTGGAGCAGATTACCAACCTGGGTACCCTGCTGGAAAATGCCACTACATATGACATTCATGGCATCGAAGTGGTGGTGACCGAAATTTCCACGGAAAAATTCGTCCCGGATTTCGCGTTCCTGATCCACAAGCTGGTGGACATGGAGGAAATCAACGTGGTGTTCGCGCTCGGACGCATGGGAGACCGGATTCATCTTGTGGCCCGGTCCAAGAATCCCGACGTGAACGTGGGCCAGATTTGTTCCTCCCTTGGCGGAGGCGGACACGCGTACGCGGCTTCCGCCACCATCAAGGACAGGACTCTTGCCGAGGTGCGCGACGACCTGTTCGCCCTGTTCTACTCGCAGATCAACCCGCAGGTGGTTGTGGACGGGCTGATGTCGCGTCCTCCCATCACCATCGGGGACGACAGGACTCTGGACGATGCCGTTGAACTGCTGACGCGGTTCGGACTCAAGGACGTGCCCGTGCTGGCTGCGGGAACCGAACACTGCGTGGGCATGATCAGCCACAACATTGCGGACAAGGCGGTTTCCCATGGACTCGGGGACATCAATCTGACCGAATACATGGTCCGCAGGTTCAATACCGTGGCTCCGGACACGGATTTGTATCAGGTCATGGAAATCATTCTCGGCAACCGGCAGCGCATGCTGCCCGTTGTGGATGACGACAAGCTGGTCGGAGTGATCACCCGCACCGACCTCATGAATCTGCTCATCGAGGAACCGGCCCGGATTCCGGAAACCCTGCTGCCTGATCGGCGCAGGGAAAAGAACATTGCTTCCACCGTGTCCAACAGGCTGCCGCCGGATCTGCTTGAACTGCTTCGTGCTGCTGGTGAACTGGGACAGGATTTGGGATGGGAAGTCTACACCGTCGGCGGTTTTGTCCGTGATATTCTGCTCAGCCGAAGGAATTACGACATCGACCTTGTCGTGGAAGGCGACGGCATTGCCTTTGCCTACGCCCTTGCCGAAAAGCTCGGCGGCCGCGTCAAGGCGCACCGCAAGTTCAGGACCGCAGTCGTCATTCTGGACAAGGACGACCAGCGGGTGGACGTGGCCACGGCCCGGCTGGAATATTACGAGTATCCGGCGGCCCTGCCTACTGTTGAACTGTCTTCCATCAAGATGGACCTGTACCGACGCGATTTTACCATCAACGCCCTGGCTCTTCGCCTGAATCCGGATCGCTTCGGACAGCTCGTGGACTTTTTCAGCGCGGAACGGGACATCAAGAACAAGGCTGTCCGGGTCCTGCATTCCCTCAGCTTCGTGGAAGACCCGACGCGCATTTTGCGGGCCATCAGATTCGAGCAGCGTTTTGATTTCAATATCGGTGGTCAGACCATGCGTCTGATCAGGAATGCCCTGAATCTGAATTTGTTCAACAGACTTTCCGGAAGCCGAATCATGCACGAGATGCAGGCGATTCTGGCCGAGGATAATCCTCTGCGCTGTCTGGAACGCATGGAGGAGCTGGGAATTCTCGAAGCCATTCATCCACACCTCAAGCTGACTTCGGACAAGGTTGTCGTGCTTCAGGAACTGGTCAAGGTGCACAACTGGTACAAGCTGTTGTATCTGGAGCCCGAAGTCCAGCCGTGGAAGCTTTTCATGCTGGGGTTGACCATGGGGGTGAAACGCGACGAAATCAGTCAGGTTGCGAGACGGCTGCATTTCTCCAAGCGCGAGGAGCGTGAGTTCATTCATATGCGCAGCATGATCGGGGACGCGCTCATGAAGTTGATGAGCTGGAAGGAGGGCCGCTCCAAATTGAGCCGACTGTTTTTCATCCTCGACCCCATGCCCCTGGAGGGGGTACTCTTTCTCATGGCTCGGAGCCGCAAGGAGGAGATTCGAAGGAACATTTCCCAGTACCTTGCCAGATTGCGCTATGAATCTCTGGAAATCGACGGCAATGATCTGCTGGAGCTGGGCATTGAACCCGGGCCGGTCTATGCCCGGATACTCGAACGGGTAACCGCCGCGATGATCGATGGTCGAACGGTTTCGCGGGAGCAACAGCTCAAGCTAGCCTTGAAGCTTTCCGGAAGACTTGCGGAGAATACAGAGGATGCGAATTGA
- the mutS gene encoding DNA mismatch repair protein MutS: MLEQYLQFKHEHPDALLFFRMGDFYELFFEDAEVVARAVQIALTSRNPKDDNPIPMCGVPHHSVEPYMSQLLDKGYKIAICDQIEDPKLAKGLVKRAVTRVLTPGTVVEDANLNAKNHNYLGALFWSESKGRGGLAWLDFSTGQWSGLHSRKQAELWQWAVKINPRELLLPQGTKVPPQFGELSPQVTTTPSGSYFDAAAAARRLRDVQKTAGLEALDLGDKPELVRACGALLAYLEQTQKGNFGHLGEFRPVNMTKYLLLDEVTERNLELFRRLDGKAGVGTLWKVLDRTMTPMGGRLLEARLHQPWRELGPLEKNLSCLTFLHENDMLRTELRSALDSVYDLERLSTRIFLGRAAPKDFIALRMSLRMLPTIRDALVRSEGEMPPAMEELVRNWDSLEDLCEVLEGALVDSPPPAITDGGLFRKGYDAALDELIELHEHGEDKIRALHRKEQENSAIPKLKLGFNKVFGYYFDVSKAFKGQVPEHFIRKQTLVNSERYVTPELKEMEERMLSASDERKALEYRLFLDLRDKLAAARSRFLFMADTVASLDYWQGLAEVARVNGWTRPDLHDGMEIEIEAGRHPVVEDAMGGANYIPNDIQIDENRRILLITGPNMAGKSTVLRQVALFVILAQIGSYVPARHARIGLADRIFSRVGASDNLAQGQSTFMVEMTETARILRQATKRSLVILDEIGRGTSTYDGLSLAWAVVEELSTRARGGIRTLFATHYHELTSLEGSIDGLRNLNIAVKEWKGDIVFLRKLVPGPADRSYGIEVAKLAGVPRPVVERAREILAKLEEKSQDERSGKIVDRASQSLLPGFGVPRVEIPEEMTEHPVVTQLREVDVNGMTPIQALVMLNQLKQTLDDMEQ; this comes from the coding sequence ATGCTTGAACAGTATTTGCAGTTCAAGCATGAGCATCCGGATGCTTTGCTGTTTTTCCGCATGGGCGATTTCTATGAGCTCTTTTTCGAAGATGCCGAAGTCGTGGCCCGTGCCGTACAGATAGCGCTCACCAGCCGGAATCCCAAGGACGACAACCCGATTCCCATGTGCGGAGTGCCCCACCATTCCGTGGAGCCGTACATGAGCCAGCTTCTGGACAAGGGATACAAGATTGCGATCTGCGATCAGATCGAGGACCCCAAGCTGGCCAAGGGGTTGGTCAAACGCGCCGTAACCCGGGTGCTGACTCCGGGAACCGTTGTGGAAGATGCCAATCTCAATGCCAAGAATCACAATTATCTCGGCGCATTGTTCTGGAGTGAATCCAAGGGACGCGGCGGTTTGGCGTGGCTGGATTTTTCAACCGGTCAATGGTCCGGGCTGCATTCCAGAAAACAGGCCGAGCTGTGGCAATGGGCAGTCAAGATCAATCCGCGGGAACTGCTGTTGCCTCAGGGAACCAAGGTGCCGCCGCAGTTCGGCGAACTGTCGCCTCAGGTGACCACCACGCCGTCCGGCTCCTATTTTGATGCTGCGGCAGCGGCCCGTCGTCTCAGGGATGTGCAGAAGACCGCCGGGCTTGAAGCTCTGGATCTCGGAGACAAGCCGGAACTGGTTCGCGCCTGCGGCGCCCTGCTCGCCTATCTGGAGCAGACGCAAAAAGGCAATTTCGGACATCTGGGCGAATTCCGTCCCGTAAACATGACCAAGTACCTGCTTCTGGACGAGGTCACGGAACGCAATCTGGAACTGTTCCGCCGCCTGGACGGCAAGGCCGGAGTGGGCACGCTCTGGAAGGTGCTGGACAGGACCATGACGCCCATGGGTGGCCGCCTGCTCGAAGCCCGTCTGCATCAGCCTTGGCGGGAATTGGGACCGCTGGAAAAGAACCTGTCCTGCCTCACCTTTCTGCATGAAAACGACATGCTTCGGACCGAGCTTCGTTCCGCGCTTGATTCGGTCTATGATCTGGAGCGGTTGTCCACGCGCATTTTTCTCGGCCGAGCCGCACCCAAGGATTTCATTGCCTTGCGCATGAGTCTGCGCATGCTGCCCACGATCCGCGACGCGCTTGTGCGTTCCGAAGGGGAAATGCCTCCGGCAATGGAAGAACTTGTCCGGAATTGGGACTCCCTTGAGGACCTGTGCGAGGTGCTGGAGGGGGCCTTGGTGGACAGTCCACCTCCGGCCATCACGGACGGTGGCCTGTTTCGCAAGGGGTATGACGCTGCACTGGATGAACTCATCGAACTGCATGAACACGGTGAAGACAAGATTCGCGCTCTGCACCGCAAGGAGCAGGAAAACAGCGCCATTCCCAAGCTCAAGCTCGGGTTCAACAAGGTTTTCGGCTATTACTTCGACGTGTCCAAGGCCTTCAAGGGGCAGGTACCGGAACATTTCATCCGCAAGCAGACTCTGGTGAACAGCGAACGCTACGTGACTCCGGAGCTCAAGGAAATGGAAGAGCGGATGCTTTCGGCCTCGGACGAACGCAAAGCTCTGGAATACCGTCTTTTCCTTGATTTGCGCGACAAGCTTGCCGCAGCCAGAAGCCGTTTTCTGTTCATGGCCGACACTGTGGCATCCCTTGACTACTGGCAGGGGCTTGCGGAAGTGGCGCGAGTCAATGGCTGGACCCGGCCGGATTTGCACGACGGCATGGAAATCGAAATCGAGGCAGGCCGCCACCCTGTTGTGGAAGACGCCATGGGCGGAGCCAACTACATCCCCAACGACATTCAGATCGATGAAAATCGGCGGATTCTGCTCATCACCGGTCCGAACATGGCTGGTAAATCCACGGTGTTGCGGCAGGTTGCCCTTTTCGTGATTCTGGCGCAGATCGGTTCGTATGTCCCGGCAAGGCACGCACGCATCGGGCTGGCCGACCGCATTTTTTCGCGGGTCGGTGCGTCGGACAATCTGGCGCAGGGGCAATCCACATTCATGGTGGAAATGACCGAGACCGCCCGCATTCTTCGTCAGGCCACCAAGCGCAGTCTGGTCATTCTGGATGAAATCGGACGCGGGACCAGCACCTATGACGGCCTGTCGCTGGCATGGGCCGTGGTCGAGGAACTTTCCACGCGCGCCCGGGGTGGCATTCGAACCCTGTTCGCCACCCATTACCATGAACTGACCAGTCTCGAAGGCTCCATCGACGGGTTGCGCAACCTGAACATTGCGGTCAAGGAGTGGAAAGGCGACATTGTTTTTCTGCGCAAGCTGGTGCCCGGGCCTGCGGACAGGAGTTACGGCATCGAGGTGGCCAAGCTGGCCGGAGTGCCTCGGCCCGTGGTTGAACGGGCGCGGGAAATTCTTGCGAAGCTCGAAGAAAAATCGCAGGATGAGCGTTCGGGCAAGATTGTGGATCGGGCCTCCCAATCCCTGCTGCCCGGCTTCGGCGTACCGAGGGTGGAAATTCCGGAAGAAATGACCGAGCATCCCGTGGTCACGCAACTGCGGGAAGTGGACGTGAACGGCATGACTCCGATTCAGGCGTTGGTCATGCTCAATCAGCTCAAGCAGACGCTTGACGACATGGAGCAATGA
- a CDS encoding RsmE family RNA methyltransferase, whose translation MCSGCQQQCGNPCLPELHTVAGGVPGLLEFGERFDRKFVAWEGAEREFPLSPAHLEDGSSLVVIGPEGGFDDDEAEALMDGGFAPVTLGDSILRWETAALYCLGLGFFARQVEK comes from the coding sequence ATGTGTTCAGGCTGCCAGCAGCAATGCGGCAACCCGTGTCTGCCCGAGTTGCATACGGTTGCCGGGGGCGTGCCGGGATTGCTGGAATTCGGAGAGCGCTTCGACCGGAAATTTGTTGCCTGGGAAGGAGCGGAACGGGAATTTCCCCTTTCGCCAGCACATCTTGAGGATGGATCGTCTCTGGTTGTCATCGGACCGGAGGGCGGTTTCGATGATGACGAGGCCGAAGCCCTGATGGACGGTGGTTTTGCACCCGTAACCCTGGGCGACAGTATTTTGCGATGGGAAACAGCAGCCCTGTATTGCCTGGGGCTGGGATTTTTTGCACGGCAGGTTGAAAAATGA
- a CDS encoding LapA family protein — translation MRFVKVLFLVLLFVLSILFFNQNDAFLSQANQLVLDIPYIASFKSVPLPYYLIVLIAFAAGSILTMLYFLADKFRGSAKLKECRTRMASLEQELNSLRTMPINDDPSLPATSEEEKKDEQN, via the coding sequence ATGCGTTTTGTAAAAGTCCTTTTTCTGGTGCTTCTGTTCGTTCTGTCCATCCTGTTCTTCAACCAGAACGACGCATTTTTGTCCCAGGCAAATCAGCTTGTGCTGGATATTCCCTACATCGCCAGCTTCAAGTCGGTTCCCCTGCCCTACTACCTGATCGTGCTGATCGCGTTCGCGGCAGGTTCCATTCTGACCATGCTGTATTTTCTGGCCGACAAGTTTCGCGGTTCCGCCAAGCTCAAGGAATGCCGCACCCGCATGGCCAGCCTGGAGCAGGAGTTGAATTCCCTGCGCACCATGCCCATCAATGACGATCCTTCTCTTCCGGCCACGTCCGAGGAAGAGAAAAAGGACGAACAGAACTAG
- the xerD gene encoding site-specific tyrosine recombinase XerD, whose protein sequence is MVETADTLSSSEQVAVHPWVDRYLEHLLVEKGLSENSLSGYSTDLSSLLDFLESKSATLEEVTSRVLFLYLTHLRVRGLASRSLARHLSSLRGFFVFATEEGWYRENPAQLLENPKLPKKLPEFLLREEMARILALPDTSTRLGMRDRAMLELLYAAGLRVSELIGLRVLDYDPQTGLLRVFGKGAKERLVPVHYTAQEVLAQYLSTTRPTFRPAQDFLFLNRSGKGLSRQGVWKLIKRYAAEAGIKRSISPHTFRHSFATHLLEGGADLRTVQLLLGHADISATEIYTHVQAGRLRALHKEFHPRSGM, encoded by the coding sequence ATGGTTGAAACAGCAGATACCCTCTCTTCTTCCGAACAGGTCGCGGTCCACCCCTGGGTGGATCGCTATCTTGAGCATCTGCTCGTGGAAAAGGGCCTTTCCGAAAACAGCCTCAGCGGATATTCCACGGACCTTTCTTCTCTGCTTGATTTTCTGGAGAGCAAATCCGCCACGCTCGAAGAGGTGACGAGCCGCGTCCTTTTCTTGTATCTCACGCATCTGAGGGTGCGGGGGTTGGCGAGCCGTTCTCTGGCTCGGCATCTTTCTTCCCTGCGCGGTTTTTTCGTTTTCGCCACCGAGGAAGGCTGGTACAGGGAAAATCCTGCCCAACTGCTGGAGAACCCCAAGCTGCCCAAGAAACTGCCCGAATTCCTTCTGCGTGAAGAAATGGCCCGCATTCTCGCCCTGCCGGACACGAGCACTCGGCTGGGCATGCGTGACCGCGCCATGCTGGAGCTTTTGTACGCGGCCGGGCTTCGCGTTTCCGAACTGATCGGACTCAGAGTGCTGGACTACGACCCGCAGACCGGATTGTTGCGTGTCTTCGGCAAGGGTGCCAAGGAGCGGCTGGTTCCGGTTCACTACACGGCACAGGAAGTTCTGGCCCAATATCTTTCGACCACGCGTCCGACTTTTCGCCCGGCTCAGGATTTTCTGTTTCTCAACCGCTCCGGCAAGGGGTTGAGCCGTCAGGGCGTGTGGAAACTGATCAAACGCTATGCTGCCGAGGCCGGAATCAAGCGCAGCATTTCTCCGCACACGTTCCGCCATTCCTTTGCCACGCATCTGCTGGAAGGCGGTGCGGACTTGCGCACCGTGCAGCTTTTGCTCGGCCATGCGGACATCAGTGCCACGGAGATATACACGCATGTGCAGGCCGGACGGCTTCGGGCCCTGCACAAGGAATTTCACCCGAGATCAGGCATGTAA